One genomic region from Bacteroidia bacterium encodes:
- a CDS encoding alanine dehydrogenase gives MKIAVLREGKMPRDRRVPFTPEQCAAIPAIFPGTTVCIQPSEWRCFPDQEYKDAGVDVREDISACDVFMGIKEVPKQDLLPEKTYFFFSHTIKKQPHNKTLMQELLKKKIRMIDYETLTDPDLNRILGFGHYAGLVGAYNGIRGYGLRYNLFYLKPANQCHDRREMEKELKKIRLPNIKIVITGNGRVANGAIELLGMLKIRRITPYEFTQFSFREATYTQLHSYNYNETKDGSPWDTQHFYSHPEDFRSTFGKYTPHCDLLVHCSFWDPRAPRLFSKEDMRSPGFRISVIADVTCDIDGSIPSTTKPSSIQEPFYGYDPVTERTGEPFANQSITVMAVDNLPCELPRDASEGFGKELIEKVLPALTGKDEPGLLARATICQNGKLTPRFEYLTDYTQPV, from the coding sequence ATGAAAATCGCCGTTTTAAGAGAAGGTAAAATGCCCCGCGACCGCAGAGTGCCGTTCACCCCGGAACAATGTGCCGCCATTCCGGCCATCTTCCCGGGTACCACCGTTTGTATCCAGCCCAGCGAATGGCGCTGCTTTCCGGACCAGGAATACAAGGATGCCGGAGTGGATGTACGGGAAGATATCAGCGCCTGCGATGTGTTCATGGGCATCAAAGAAGTACCTAAACAGGACCTCCTCCCGGAAAAAACCTATTTCTTCTTTTCCCATACCATTAAAAAACAACCGCATAATAAAACACTCATGCAGGAACTGCTCAAAAAAAAGATCCGCATGATTGATTATGAAACCCTCACCGATCCGGATTTGAACCGTATCCTCGGCTTTGGACATTATGCCGGACTCGTGGGCGCCTACAACGGAATAAGGGGATACGGATTGCGTTACAATCTCTTTTACCTGAAACCCGCAAACCAGTGCCACGACCGCCGGGAAATGGAAAAGGAACTGAAAAAAATCCGGCTCCCGAATATCAAAATTGTAATCACCGGAAACGGACGCGTTGCCAACGGAGCCATCGAATTGCTGGGAATGCTGAAAATCCGCCGCATTACTCCCTACGAATTCACGCAGTTCTCCTTCCGCGAGGCAACTTATACGCAGCTGCATTCCTACAATTACAACGAAACGAAAGACGGATCGCCCTGGGATACGCAGCACTTTTATTCTCATCCGGAAGATTTCCGCTCCACCTTTGGAAAATATACTCCGCACTGCGATCTTCTGGTACACTGCTCCTTTTGGGATCCGCGTGCACCCCGGCTTTTCAGCAAAGAGGATATGCGCTCCCCCGGCTTCCGCATAAGTGTGATCGCCGACGTAACCTGCGATATCGACGGCTCCATCCCCTCTACCACCAAGCCTTCTTCTATTCAGGAACCGTTCTATGGCTACGATCCGGTAACCGAACGAACGGGAGAACCGTTCGCCAATCAAAGCATAACCGTAATGGCCGTGGATAATCTTCCCTGCGAATTGCCCAGAGACGCGTCGGAAGGCTTCGGCAAAGAACTGATCGAAAAAGTACTTCCCGCACTCACCGGAAAAGATGAACCCGGCCTGCTGGCCCGTGCTACCATTTGCCAAAATGGAAAACTAACGCCGCGCTTTGAATATTTGACCGATTACACTCAACCTGTTTAG
- a CDS encoding tryptophan 2,3-dioxygenase, translated as MSVHYSDYLQLDKILKSQDPESDKTGVEAHDEMLFIIIHQAYELWFKQILFEIDSVGKIMNKPAVNDNSNELQTVVHRTDRLITILKVLVHQIDIMESMTPMDFLDFRDLLRPASGFQSWQFKITEAKLGLKFQHRHGQEYYISQLRKEHVEMIREVESRPTLLELVNAWLERMPFFDDHTNWDGFPAPDGKMHSFWRTYRELYEKSLAEGEKQNLKWFDTVFFSEEKEPERGLSAKACRAALFIMLYRGYPLLHQPFRLLQNLLEIDEQLSTWRFRHMNMVHRIIGMRTGTGGSTGKEYLKGALEKHYIYKNLAALTSFLIERRKLPNLPREVEKRLGFSL; from the coding sequence ATGTCCGTCCACTACTCCGACTACCTGCAACTCGATAAAATCCTGAAATCCCAGGATCCGGAAAGCGATAAAACAGGCGTTGAAGCCCATGATGAAATGCTCTTCATCATCATTCACCAGGCCTATGAACTCTGGTTCAAGCAAATCCTCTTTGAAATTGATTCCGTAGGGAAAATCATGAACAAGCCCGCGGTGAACGACAACAGCAATGAATTGCAAACGGTTGTTCACCGTACAGACCGCCTGATCACCATTCTTAAAGTTCTTGTACATCAGATTGACATCATGGAGAGCATGACGCCAATGGATTTCCTGGACTTCCGTGATCTTTTACGGCCGGCATCGGGCTTCCAGAGCTGGCAGTTCAAGATCACCGAGGCGAAACTGGGATTGAAATTTCAGCACCGGCACGGACAGGAATATTATATCTCCCAGCTTCGCAAGGAACATGTAGAAATGATACGCGAAGTGGAATCGCGGCCCACCCTGCTTGAACTGGTGAATGCCTGGCTGGAACGCATGCCCTTTTTTGATGATCATACGAACTGGGACGGATTCCCCGCACCCGACGGAAAAATGCATTCGTTTTGGCGTACGTACAGGGAACTTTATGAAAAGAGCCTCGCCGAAGGCGAAAAACAGAACCTGAAATGGTTCGACACGGTATTCTTTTCGGAGGAAAAGGAACCGGAAAGAGGACTTTCCGCAAAAGCCTGCCGCGCCGCCCTGTTCATTATGCTTTACAGAGGCTACCCCCTGCTTCACCAGCCCTTTCGCCTGCTTCAGAACCTGTTGGAAATAGATGAGCAGCTCAGCACCTGGAGATTCCGGCATATGAATATGGTGCACCGTATCATCGGGATGCGAACCGGCACGGGAGGAAGCACCGGAAAGGAATACCTGAAAGGTGCCCTGGAAAAACATTATATCTACAAAAACCTGGCAGCCCTTACCTCCTTTCTGATCGAACGGAGAAAACTGCCGAATCTTCCCAGAGAAGTGGAAAAACGACTCGGATTTTCGCTCTGA
- a CDS encoding outer membrane beta-barrel protein, whose amino-acid sequence MKKLLFLLFSAFFLNAAAGEDLFLRALKGKKSSGGNTYIVIGARGGPMATWFFNKNVIDDDGIQQKFSGGAYGGGMLGLHLTEMVAINGEFLFASYNRKWASGIDTLSWTSRTNLKYMEIPVLLHLDFEGFKYLELGIKFGILNSAKESFDSDYLSYSNEDVKKYFSGNSKALVFGWGTGLFGSGGLLLSTGVRLTYGLDDIISDEGGRGDEYYPMADPTKPKSYQKTNLITAAFHLSLDFDLGWVVKSSCGRNYKFTLFQH is encoded by the coding sequence ATGAAAAAACTGCTCTTCCTTCTTTTTTCCGCTTTCTTTCTTAACGCTGCCGCCGGAGAGGATCTTTTTCTCCGCGCACTGAAAGGAAAAAAATCTTCCGGCGGAAATACGTACATCGTTATTGGCGCACGGGGCGGACCCATGGCCACCTGGTTTTTCAATAAAAATGTGATTGACGATGACGGAATACAGCAAAAATTTTCCGGAGGAGCTTACGGAGGCGGAATGCTGGGACTGCATCTGACAGAAATGGTAGCCATCAACGGAGAATTCCTCTTTGCTTCGTATAACCGCAAATGGGCCAGCGGAATTGATACGCTCAGCTGGACATCCAGAACCAACCTGAAGTATATGGAGATCCCTGTGCTGCTGCACCTGGATTTTGAAGGATTTAAATACCTTGAACTTGGAATCAAATTCGGTATCCTGAATTCTGCCAAAGAAAGTTTTGACTCGGACTATCTTTCCTATTCCAACGAAGATGTGAAAAAGTACTTTTCCGGTAACAGCAAAGCACTCGTTTTCGGCTGGGGAACCGGCCTGTTTGGATCCGGCGGACTCCTGCTCAGCACAGGAGTTCGGCTTACCTACGGACTGGATGATATTATCAGCGACGAAGGCGGACGCGGTGACGAATATTATCCCATGGCAGACCCCACAAAACCTAAATCGTACCAGAAAACCAACCTTATTACTGCCGCCTTTCATCTCTCCCTGGACTTCGATCTGGGATGGGTAGTAAAATCAAGTTGCGGAAGGAATTATAAGTTCACGCTTTTCCAGCATTGA
- a CDS encoding PorP/SprF family type IX secretion system membrane protein: MRSFTCSLTLLFTCLSLFSQDPRFSHPYNAPLYLNPALAGSTGAGRFASLFRDQWPGLTYDYKVLYLSYDHMLNSYNSGLGMYFMRDDAGTLKNNLLGFAYSYKLELADKKLRINPGLDFNLLTSLLDTSNLTLPGEELYTQKNNFDMGFGMQATTARINAGAVVRHLLQPNVSFTKGGSARLGLKYTGIFDYTLGDIKENKAFKINLGLFYEMQYGFEHYTGTLVAAWRKFRLGAGYSSGDVLILKAAWEGTIFRLRYSYDIYTGSFLSNSGGSHEVSTLFNLFRKKKKDDFLEMNNFHF; the protein is encoded by the coding sequence ATGAGATCTTTCACTTGTTCACTAACACTTTTATTCACCTGCCTTTCTCTTTTTTCTCAGGATCCCCGGTTCTCCCATCCCTACAATGCCCCCCTGTACCTGAATCCGGCGCTGGCGGGTTCCACGGGGGCCGGGCGTTTTGCATCATTGTTTCGTGATCAGTGGCCGGGGTTAACCTATGATTATAAAGTACTCTATCTTTCCTACGACCACATGCTCAATTCCTACAACTCAGGATTGGGGATGTATTTCATGCGCGACGATGCGGGCACGCTGAAAAACAACCTGCTTGGATTTGCCTACAGCTATAAACTGGAGTTGGCGGATAAAAAACTGAGGATAAATCCGGGTCTTGATTTCAACCTGCTCACCTCGCTCCTGGATACATCGAACCTGACATTACCGGGAGAAGAACTCTACACCCAGAAGAATAACTTTGACATGGGTTTCGGTATGCAGGCCACTACCGCAAGGATAAATGCAGGGGCCGTTGTGAGGCATCTGCTGCAACCAAATGTCAGTTTCACTAAAGGCGGATCAGCCAGGCTGGGACTGAAATACACCGGGATCTTTGATTACACGCTGGGAGATATCAAAGAGAACAAAGCCTTCAAGATCAACCTGGGATTGTTTTACGAAATGCAATACGGCTTTGAACACTACACCGGTACCCTGGTTGCCGCCTGGCGCAAATTCAGGCTGGGCGCAGGGTACAGCAGCGGCGATGTGCTTATCCTGAAGGCTGCCTGGGAAGGAACTATTTTCCGGCTCCGTTACAGTTATGATATTTATACCGGCTCCTTCCTGAGTAATTCGGGCGGGTCGCACGAAGTAAGCACGCTTTTTAATCTCTTCAGAAAGAAAAAGAAAGATGATTTTCTAGAAATGAATAATTTTCACTTTTAA
- a CDS encoding AAA family ATPase, with protein sequence MFFGKDKDDKKTDKKEFKPYKFKDIKVYSSDEWMAESTKKYRTVFDRMETDYIRVEFSFYNKLFDEEEWEGTVTLKAYSLDGDNRKELCNLETKRPVKTDENIVYVRDGWGNATPGAFWFRGDYIWEAWINGELIGSRKFFVEDIGKVTRDSNLYFEIESLKMYEGGDSENTNVSKKYLKEFSKKDSRYIWTELNLKVTTPSDFNCEIFFNFFDDAGQPKGQDQRMQFVKKDSTGKIITFHAGWGRSTPGIWTDDKYTMEIVFMDTLIAAVPFKMHPDTATEGEVTILHSIEETLSTDGGTAKKKTAETQEPANLEEVMKELDELVGLEEIKAEIRKNINYLHFVKLRKEKGFEDSGNLALHSVFTGNPGTGKTTVVRLLGKIYKQMGLLSKGHVKEVDRADLVAQYIGQTAPKVKKAIDEARGGILFVDEAYALSRAGSDSNDFGPEVIEILLKEMSDGKGDIAIMFAGYPKEMGGFLEMNPGLRSRINYHYNFPDYLPEELMKICESSAKKNNVTLTADALNQLTEYITDAYRSRDESFGNARFANSIITEAKMNMGIRLMNHPDIKNLSNEILSTIEADDIHKVFEGRTRKKLKLSVDEKLLKEALDELNGMIGMRNIKEEVNELVKLVRFYQETGRDVLGKFSLHSVFTGNPGTGKTTVARIIGKIYKGLGVLERGHVVECDREGLVAGYVGQTATKTAEKVNQSMGGILFIDEAYALVDQRGDSHGFGGEAIATILKRMEDHRGQFGVIVAGYPGNMKEFIETNPGLKSRFDKTYHFEDYSAEELMEICLMLLKKEKLHPTPEALAHLQKYFTHLHAGRDKHFGNARTVRNAVGECIKNQHLRMSGIPSAQRTREMLEILTLEDVREFEAPEVRSQGSSLGFKYGKG encoded by the coding sequence ATGTTTTTCGGAAAAGACAAAGACGACAAGAAAACGGACAAAAAGGAATTCAAGCCTTATAAGTTCAAAGACATCAAGGTCTATTCATCCGATGAATGGATGGCTGAAAGCACCAAAAAGTACCGGACCGTTTTCGACCGGATGGAAACGGATTACATCCGCGTGGAATTCTCCTTTTACAATAAGCTCTTTGATGAAGAAGAATGGGAAGGCACTGTAACACTCAAAGCGTATTCGCTCGACGGCGACAACCGGAAGGAACTTTGCAACCTGGAGACAAAACGCCCGGTGAAGACGGATGAGAATATTGTATACGTACGCGATGGATGGGGTAATGCCACTCCCGGGGCCTTCTGGTTCCGCGGCGATTACATCTGGGAAGCATGGATCAACGGCGAACTCATCGGCTCAAGAAAGTTTTTCGTGGAGGATATAGGAAAGGTAACGCGCGACTCCAACCTGTATTTTGAGATAGAAAGTCTGAAAATGTATGAAGGCGGGGATTCTGAAAACACAAACGTCTCCAAAAAATACCTGAAAGAATTTTCCAAGAAAGATTCCCGGTATATCTGGACGGAACTGAACCTGAAGGTGACCACCCCCTCCGATTTCAACTGCGAGATCTTTTTTAACTTCTTTGACGATGCCGGGCAACCGAAGGGACAGGATCAGCGCATGCAGTTCGTAAAGAAAGATTCTACCGGAAAGATCATCACCTTTCATGCCGGATGGGGGCGTTCTACGCCCGGGATATGGACGGATGACAAGTACACCATGGAAATCGTGTTCATGGATACGCTCATCGCCGCGGTACCCTTCAAAATGCATCCGGATACAGCCACGGAAGGCGAGGTAACCATACTTCACTCCATTGAAGAAACACTTTCCACCGACGGCGGCACTGCGAAGAAGAAAACCGCTGAAACACAGGAACCGGCCAACCTGGAAGAGGTGATGAAGGAACTGGATGAACTGGTAGGCCTGGAGGAGATCAAAGCGGAGATCCGTAAAAACATCAACTACCTGCACTTCGTTAAACTACGCAAGGAAAAGGGGTTTGAAGATTCAGGAAATCTGGCCCTGCACAGTGTATTCACCGGAAACCCCGGTACAGGTAAAACAACGGTGGTACGACTGCTGGGTAAGATCTACAAGCAGATGGGGCTACTGAGTAAAGGCCATGTGAAGGAAGTTGACCGCGCCGATCTCGTTGCGCAGTACATAGGACAAACGGCTCCAAAGGTTAAGAAAGCGATTGATGAGGCGCGCGGGGGAATTCTGTTCGTGGATGAAGCGTACGCTCTTTCCCGCGCAGGGAGCGATTCCAATGATTTCGGACCTGAGGTGATTGAAATTCTGCTCAAGGAAATGAGCGATGGGAAGGGTGATATTGCCATCATGTTCGCAGGCTATCCCAAGGAGATGGGTGGCTTCCTGGAAATGAACCCGGGCTTGCGCTCCCGCATCAATTATCATTACAACTTCCCCGATTATCTGCCGGAAGAGCTGATGAAGATCTGCGAAAGCTCTGCAAAGAAAAACAATGTTACCCTCACGGCTGATGCGCTCAACCAACTCACCGAATACATTACAGATGCCTACCGCTCCCGTGATGAAAGCTTCGGTAATGCACGTTTCGCAAACTCCATCATTACAGAAGCAAAAATGAACATGGGCATCCGCCTCATGAATCATCCCGACATCAAAAACCTGAGCAACGAAATTCTTTCCACCATTGAGGCCGACGATATCCACAAGGTATTCGAAGGACGCACAAGGAAAAAGCTTAAGCTCAGCGTGGATGAGAAATTGCTGAAAGAGGCGCTGGACGAACTCAACGGGATGATCGGCATGCGAAACATCAAAGAGGAGGTGAATGAACTGGTGAAGCTCGTACGCTTTTATCAGGAAACCGGCCGGGATGTGCTCGGAAAATTCTCGCTTCACAGCGTTTTCACCGGAAACCCGGGCACAGGTAAAACCACCGTGGCAAGAATCATCGGAAAAATTTACAAAGGACTGGGAGTGCTGGAGCGCGGTCATGTGGTGGAATGCGACCGGGAAGGACTCGTGGCAGGCTATGTTGGTCAAACAGCCACAAAAACAGCTGAAAAGGTGAATCAGTCAATGGGAGGAATACTTTTCATTGATGAAGCCTACGCATTAGTAGACCAGCGCGGCGATTCACACGGCTTTGGTGGAGAAGCCATTGCCACTATTCTGAAACGTATGGAAGATCACCGGGGACAGTTCGGCGTGATTGTGGCCGGATACCCGGGTAATATGAAAGAATTTATTGAAACGAATCCGGGTCTGAAATCGCGCTTCGATAAAACCTACCATTTTGAAGATTACTCGGCGGAGGAACTGATGGAGATCTGCCTGATGCTGTTAAAAAAGGAAAAACTGCATCCGACCCCTGAAGCGCTGGCGCATCTGCAAAAATACTTCACCCATCTTCACGCAGGCCGCGACAAACATTTCGGGAATGCCCGCACTGTCCGCAATGCCGTTGGAGAATGCATTAAAAACCAGCACCTGCGAATGTCCGGTATCCCCTCCGCACAGCGTACACGCGAAATGCTCGAAATTCTGACGCTGGAGGATGTCAGGGAGTTTGAAGCGCCGGAAGTACGATCGCAGGGAAGCAGTTTGGGGTTTAAGTATGGGAAAGGGTAG
- a CDS encoding outer membrane beta-barrel protein, whose product MRGTGNKILFFLALLCSGPLLSQKDDLGGKVENKPKDAVIKNRWGIMPSLIFYRNNPDVTDNTRPGRGLGLSWHGEFNFKRGARLKFLMGVDYLGQRMTFDSYYFTTTPQIFDKQFDYTHQLWIHQLQFPFLFKQSFGNEDNQLNIFYISGGWAFRALFGSSTKVSDNATGQIVWKGYSDMSVEHNALFDGGGGIMMGGMGLEHKVSTDYKKAIYLEAYYRHNLSRIRYTGNNFSNSVYFRDPALTICLGMEF is encoded by the coding sequence ATGCGCGGGACCGGAAATAAAATTTTATTTTTTCTTGCGCTCCTGTGTTCCGGCCCGCTCCTTTCCCAAAAGGATGATCTGGGCGGCAAAGTAGAGAATAAGCCGAAAGACGCCGTGATTAAAAACCGGTGGGGAATTATGCCCTCCCTTATTTTTTACCGCAATAATCCGGATGTTACCGATAATACGCGGCCCGGACGAGGCCTGGGACTTTCATGGCACGGAGAATTTAATTTCAAGCGGGGGGCACGATTGAAATTCCTGATGGGAGTGGACTATCTGGGCCAGCGTATGACCTTTGATAGTTACTATTTTACCACAACGCCGCAGATATTCGATAAACAGTTCGATTATACGCATCAGTTATGGATACACCAGCTGCAGTTCCCTTTTCTCTTCAAGCAGTCGTTCGGAAATGAAGACAACCAGTTAAATATATTTTACATCTCCGGCGGATGGGCATTCCGGGCTTTGTTCGGGTCTTCCACAAAAGTGAGTGATAATGCAACAGGACAAATCGTGTGGAAGGGCTATTCAGATATGTCTGTTGAACACAACGCACTTTTTGACGGAGGAGGAGGGATCATGATGGGAGGGATGGGTCTGGAACATAAAGTATCCACTGATTACAAAAAGGCCATTTATCTCGAAGCGTATTACCGGCATAATCTCTCCCGCATCCGTTACACAGGAAATAATTTTTCGAACAGTGTCTATTTCCGCGATCCGGCGCTGACAATTTGCCTGGGGATGGAGTTTTAG
- a CDS encoding amidohydrolase: MRYVLFAGVLGILLASCSSKKPADLILHHGVIYTVDSAFSVHEAVAIMGGKIIASGSNEEILDNFESFTEKDLNGAAVYPGFIDAHCHFLNYGLSLQRVDLKGTASFNEVIARVVEFAKTHPNGWLLGRGWDQNDWEVKEFPVNDTLNILFPDRPVFIRRIDGHAALANKKALEAGGITENTKVAGGEILKGGVLTDNAMDLVEKFIPPPGAEQLRKALLDAQSNCFAAGLTTVDDAGLMKDETDLIDAMHKNGTLKMRVYAMMSDSSVNYEHFLKTGPYKTERLNIRSFKFYGDGALGSRGACLLHPYSDLTGHHGFILRTYEHYDMYAHQLLEKGFQVNTHCIGDSANRMILDLYNHVLGGNKTARFRIEHCQVVNGSDFARFGSFGVIPSIQPTHATSDMYWAGDRLGPERVKFAYAYNDLLKSFGKVALGTDFPIENIYPLETFYAAVVRKDKKGWPEGGFQSGNALSRENALKGMTIWAAYANFEEQEKGSIETGKFADLVVLERDLMKEPEESITGIPILFTIVNGEIVYARDRK, translated from the coding sequence ATGCGATACGTTCTGTTCGCCGGAGTGCTTGGAATCCTTCTGGCCTCCTGCAGCAGCAAAAAGCCGGCTGATCTTATCCTTCATCACGGTGTGATTTATACGGTGGATTCTGCATTCTCTGTTCACGAGGCAGTGGCTATTATGGGAGGGAAAATCATAGCCAGCGGAAGCAACGAGGAGATACTGGATAACTTTGAATCATTTACGGAGAAAGACCTGAACGGCGCGGCCGTATACCCGGGCTTTATTGACGCACATTGCCATTTTCTGAATTATGGCCTGAGTCTGCAACGCGTGGATCTGAAAGGCACCGCTTCTTTTAACGAAGTCATCGCCCGGGTAGTGGAGTTTGCTAAAACACACCCCAACGGATGGTTGCTCGGGAGGGGCTGGGATCAGAACGACTGGGAAGTGAAAGAATTTCCGGTGAACGATACGTTGAATATTCTATTTCCTGACCGCCCGGTTTTTATCCGCCGCATCGACGGGCATGCCGCCCTGGCGAACAAAAAAGCCCTGGAAGCGGGAGGGATTACTGAGAACACGAAGGTTGCAGGTGGTGAAATTCTGAAAGGAGGCGTGCTCACCGATAATGCCATGGATCTGGTAGAGAAGTTCATCCCTCCTCCGGGAGCGGAACAGCTCCGGAAAGCCCTGCTCGACGCACAGAGCAATTGTTTCGCCGCCGGACTTACAACCGTGGATGATGCAGGACTGATGAAAGACGAGACGGACCTGATTGATGCCATGCACAAGAACGGAACGCTGAAGATGCGCGTTTATGCGATGATGTCTGATTCATCCGTGAATTACGAACACTTTTTAAAAACGGGTCCGTATAAAACGGAGCGACTGAATATCCGATCGTTTAAATTTTACGGCGACGGCGCCCTGGGTTCCCGCGGGGCTTGTTTGCTGCATCCGTATTCAGATCTTACCGGCCATCATGGTTTCATCCTCCGCACGTATGAGCATTATGATATGTATGCGCACCAATTGCTGGAAAAAGGATTCCAGGTGAACACGCACTGCATCGGAGATTCTGCTAACCGTATGATCCTGGATCTCTATAATCATGTGCTGGGCGGAAACAAAACGGCACGTTTCCGTATCGAACATTGTCAGGTTGTGAATGGGAGCGATTTCGCCCGGTTCGGCTCCTTCGGGGTCATTCCCTCCATTCAGCCTACACATGCTACATCGGATATGTACTGGGCAGGCGACCGGCTGGGACCGGAACGTGTGAAATTTGCTTATGCGTATAATGATCTCCTGAAGTCATTCGGAAAAGTGGCACTGGGAACAGATTTTCCTATTGAGAATATCTATCCCCTCGAAACGTTCTATGCCGCGGTGGTCCGGAAAGATAAAAAGGGATGGCCCGAAGGAGGGTTCCAGTCCGGAAACGCTCTTTCCCGAGAAAATGCACTGAAAGGAATGACCATCTGGGCTGCTTATGCCAATTTTGAGGAACAGGAGAAGGGAAGTATCGAAACCGGAAAATTCGCCGACCTGGTAGTGCTGGAAAGAGACCTGATGAAGGAGCCGGAAGAAAGCATCACCGGTATTCCAATACTTTTTACCATTGTAAACGGAGAGATTGTATATGCGCGGGACCGGAAATAA
- a CDS encoding SDR family NAD(P)-dependent oxidoreductase, whose translation MAEKRVLVTGATAGFGRAIANIFARNGYDVIICGRRKEKLEEVKAEIESTGSKALALSFDIRQQEAVKDAVQSLKNGWEKVDVLVNNAGLAVGLSSLQEGIVDDWERMIDTNIKGLLYITRAVAPGMIERKSGHIINIGSIAGKEVYANGNIYCATKHAVDALNKAMRIDMVQHHIKVTGICPGLAETEFALVRFKGDAERAGAVYKGIQPLTAEDIAETAWWVASRPAHVNILDVVMTPAAQANSTTVVRK comes from the coding sequence ATGGCAGAGAAAAGGGTGTTAGTTACGGGAGCAACTGCCGGTTTCGGAAGAGCCATCGCAAATATATTCGCCCGCAACGGTTATGATGTGATTATTTGCGGGAGACGAAAAGAGAAGCTGGAAGAGGTAAAAGCGGAAATTGAAAGCACAGGAAGCAAAGCACTTGCCCTGAGTTTCGACATAAGGCAGCAGGAGGCGGTGAAGGATGCCGTGCAGAGCCTGAAGAACGGATGGGAGAAAGTGGATGTTCTGGTGAACAATGCAGGACTGGCAGTGGGACTGAGTTCGCTGCAGGAGGGAATCGTTGATGACTGGGAACGTATGATTGACACGAACATTAAAGGTCTGCTCTACATCACGCGTGCGGTTGCACCCGGAATGATCGAAAGGAAATCGGGTCATATCATCAATATCGGTTCAATAGCGGGGAAGGAAGTATATGCCAATGGAAATATTTATTGTGCTACAAAGCATGCCGTAGATGCGCTGAATAAAGCCATGCGCATTGACATGGTTCAGCATCATATCAAGGTAACGGGCATTTGTCCGGGTTTAGCCGAAACGGAATTCGCCCTCGTGCGTTTTAAAGGCGATGCGGAAAGAGCCGGGGCAGTGTACAAGGGGATACAACCTCTGACCGCAGAGGATATTGCGGAAACAGCGTGGTGGGTGGCTTCCCGCCCCGCGCATGTAAATATTCTGGATGTGGTGATGACGCCCGCGGCGCAGGCGAATTCAACTACGGTGGTGCGGAAGTGA